Proteins encoded in a region of the Phacochoerus africanus isolate WHEZ1 chromosome 8, ROS_Pafr_v1, whole genome shotgun sequence genome:
- the ZNF606 gene encoding zinc finger protein 606 isoform X2, with product MRNLESKALIPTRSIFEEEQSHSMKLERYIWDDPWFSRLEVLGCKDQLEVCRMNQSTAMRQMVFMQKQVLSQRGSEFCELGTGCSQSLNIVPSQKVSQIEHFYKPDTNAESWRCNSAIMYADKLTCEHSEYDKAFYQSVQPVHPARGHTGDNIFKCTDAVTSFNHILHFGDHMGMHTGEKLYEYKECHQIFNQSPSFSEHPRLHIGGNQYDYKEYENIFYFSSFMEHQKIGTVEKAYKYNEWEKVFGYDSFLTQHTSTYTAEKPYEYNECGTSFIWSSYLIQHKKTHTGEKPYECDKCGKVFRNRSALTKHERTHTGIKPYECNKCGKAFSWNSHLIVHKRIHTGEKPYVCNECGKSFNWNSHLIGHQRTHTGEKPFECTECGKSFSWSSHLIAHMRMHTGEKPFKCDECEKAFRDYSALSKHERTHSGAKPYKCTECGKSFSWSSHLIAHQRTHTGEKPYNCQECGKAFRERSALTKHEIIHSGIKPYECNKCGKSCSQMAHLVRHQRTHTGEKPYECNKCGKSFSQSCHLVAHRRIHTGEKPYKCNQCERSFNCSSHLIAHRRTHTGEKPYRCNECGKAFNESSSLIVHLRNHTGEKPYKCNHCEKAFCKNSSLIIHQRMHSGEKRFICNDCGKAFSGHSALLQHRRSHSEEKLCELN from the coding sequence ATGAGAAATCTTGAAAGCAAAGCGTTGATCCCAACACGAAGCATTTTTGAGGAGGAACAGTCCCATAGCATGAAGTTGGAGCGATACATATGGGATGATCCTTGGTTCTCCAGGTTAGAAGTTTTGGGATGTAAAGACCAATTAGAAGTGTGTCGCATGAACCAGAGCACAGCTATGAGGCAGATGGTCTTCATGCAAAAGCAAGTACTGTCTCAAAGAGGCTCTGAGTTCTGTGAACTTGGGACAGGATGTAGCCAGAGCTTAAACATTGTTCCGTCTCAGAAAGTCTCTCAGATAGAACACTTTTATAAGCCTGATACAAATGCTGAAAGTTGGAGATGTAACTCAGCCATAATGTATGCAGATAAGCTTACCTGTGAACATAGTGAGTATGACAAAGCCTTCTACCAGTCTGTGCAACCTGTTCACCCTGCAAGAGGGCACACTGGAGATAATATTTTCAAGTGCACTGATGCTGTTACGTCTTTCAATCATATACTGCATTTTGGTGATCACATGGGAATGCATACAGGAGAGAAACTCTATGAATATAAGGAATgccaccaaatctttaaccagaGCCCATCATTTAGTGAACATCCCAGACTTCATATTGGAGGAAACCAGTATGACTACAAGGAATATgagaatatcttttatttctcatcCTTTATGGAGCATCAGAAAATTGGTACTGTAGAGAAAGCATATAAATACaatgaatgggagaaagtctttgggTACGACTCATTCCTTACGCAACACACAAGCACTTACACTGCAGAGAAACCTTATGAATATAATGAATGTGGGACGTCTTTCATCTGGAGCTCTTACCTTATCCAGCATAAGAaaactcatactggagagaaaccctatgaatgtgaTAAATGTGGAAAAGTTTTTAGGAATCGTTCAGCCCTTACTAAACATGAACGGACTCACACTGGAAtaaaaccctatgaatgtaataaatgtgggaaagcctttagcTGGAATTCTCATCTTATTGTACACAAGAGAATTCATACGGGAGAGAAACCTTACgtatgtaatgaatgtgggaagtCTTTCAACTGGAACTCCCATCTTATTGGACATCAGAgaactcatactggagagaaaccttttGAATGTACTGAATGTGGGAAATCTTTCAGCTGGAGCTCTCATCTTATTGCCCACATGAGAATGCATACTGGAGAAAAGCCCTTTAAATGTGATGAATGTGAAAAAGCTTTTAGGGATTACTCAGCCCTTAGTAAACATGAAAGAACTCACTCTGGAGCGAAACCGTATAAATGTACTGAATGTGGAAAATCCTTCAGCTGGAGCTCCCACCTTATTGCCCATCAGAGAACTCACACAGGAGAAAAGCCCTACAACTGCCAGGAATGTGGTAAAGCATTCAGAGAACGTTCAGCCCTCACTAAACATGAAATAATTCATTCTGGAATTAAACCCTATGAGTGTAATAAATGTGGAAAGTCCTGCAGCCAGATGGCTCACCTTGTTAGACATCAAAGGACTCATACTGGAGAAAAGCCCTATGAATGCAATAAATGTGGAAAATCCTTCAGCCAGAGCTGTCATCTTGTTGCTCATCGGAGAATTCACACTGGTGAGAAACCCTACAAGTGTAACCAATGCGAACGATCCTTTAATTGTAGTTCTCATCTTATTGCACACCGGAgaactcatactggagagaaaccatatagatgtaatgaatgtgggaaagcgTTTAATGAGAGTTCTTCCCTTATTGTGCACCTGAGAAACCATACTGGAGAAAAACCCTACAAATGTAATCATTGTGAGAAAGCTTTCTGTAAGAATTCTTCTCTTATTATTCATCAGAGAATGCATAGTGGAGAGAAACGCTTTATATGCAACGACTGCGGAAAAGCCTTTAGTGGCCACTCAGCGCTACTTCAGCACCGGAGAAGTCATAGTGAAGAGAAACTCTGTGAATTGAATTga